DNA sequence from the Phycisphaerae bacterium genome:
GTCAGGGCGCCGGTCGCGGTGATCTGAGCCGTCGGATCGCCAGTGATCTCCGTCGCACAGGATCCCGAACCGGTGTAGCCACCAGTGGCGCCGAAGTGAATGATCGTTCCGAACACGCCCGCGCCGGTGTTGTTGATGACGCCACCCATGTTGATGCCGGTGCCCGTGGGCACGATGCTGCCGGGACCCACATTCACGTCTGCGTTCAGGCTGCCGAATCCAAGGATGGCCGAGCCGTTTTCCATGTTGACCGGCAAGGTCCCGTTGAAGGTGCCGCCGCCCATGTCGAGAGTGCCGGTGCCGCCGTCGGGATCGCCTAAAAAGGTATCTCCGCCAACCGTGGTCGTCCCGCCAGTATTGATCTCAAGCGTGCCGGTTCCGGCGGCGACCGCTGCGGAAATGTTGCGACCGACCAGTAGGTCGCCATCGACTTGCAGTCTGGCATTCAGGAGTACGGCGGTCTGAACGGTCACAGTGCTGAGAGAGGCCGATCCATTGGCGATCACCAGATCGCCCGCAAAATCGGCGACTCCTCCGCTCGAGATGGTCATGGTCACGTCACCGCCCGCGCCAATGCGGGACTGGCTGGTGCCGAGTACCTCCAGGAAGGACACGCCGAACGGTGGCGTGGCGAGGGCCCCCGAGACGGTGATCGTGGGCGACGAAGCCGAATTGGACCCGGCGACGAATTGGTCCGCGACCTGAACGTGCCCACGCCCGGTGATGTTCATGGCGGCGTCGCCGTTGCTGCCGATGGTCAGGTCGGATGTGGCCCCGGCGATGATGAGATCGGCGTCGTCGTCGTTGACGTTGAGCGTGCCCGAACTTGTCCCGGCATTGCCAACGATCATGGACGCGTTGGACGTGAGCGTGCCGGTGGTCAGCGTCATTGTGGCGATATCTCCCGCCTGATCGGCTACGGTGATGCCGGTGCCCACCGTGTGCGGGCTGGACATGGTGTTCGTCACCGTGCCGTTGCGATAGATGTGAGTGTCGCTGCTGGTGACGGTGGCGCCCCACGTGACGCCGAACGCGCCCGCGAGGTTAAAGGTGAGGTCATCAACCGCGGCAGGGACCCCGGCGGGTGTCCAATTCGCGGCCGTCGCCGCCAACCCGTCGGCCGCGGAGCCGTCCCAGGAGCGCGCTGCTGCCTGAGCCGAACCGACGTCGAATACGAGGGCCAACGCCCCGATCAGTACCATCCAACGTTGGTCGCGACGGCGACTATTCGACGACGTGCCTACGAAATCCAAGCGGACCATTTGTGGTCTCCTTCGTTTTTTGAGCAATGAGTGGGGGACGTACTCTCGCCCCCGTCGCAGCTCCCGCCTTGGGCGCTGCTCCCCCAAGAGTGGAAACTCCCATAGTAATCGTTCGACCGCCCGTTTTTTCTCATCAGGCGAGATTTAGTGCGCAGATTAACCAGAATTGCAGGCCCACCATGGACTTATGACTTGGTATAATGAAACCGTTCGGCGACTCATCAATGGAACCCGTTGACTGGATTACCACTACGACCGTGTTGCGCGACCTACGCGACTTCGGCAACGCGCAGGCCTGGGAGCGCTTCGTTCAGCGGTTTCGGCGGCCGGTGGTCTCGTTCGGCGTGTCGATGGGACTGACGCCCGCGGATGCCGAGGATGCGGCACAGGACACTTTGGCGGCGTTTGCCGAGGGTTTTCGCGAGGGGAAATATGACCCCCGCCGCGGCCGACTGAGTCAATGGCTCTTTGGAATCGCCTATCGAAAGGCGGCCGATCTTCGGCGTCGAGTGGGCCGCGCGGCGTACGGCGGGTCCTCCGCCGTCGATGCAATTGCGGCGGATCAGTGGCCCGACGAGACGACCGCGGCGGTGTCGTGGGATCGGGAGTGGGAACAGGCGGTGCTGGAACAATGCCTGGCTCAGGTGCAGCGCGAGGTTGAACCGACGACGTACCGGGCGTTTGATCTGGTGGTGAGGGAGAATTGCGACGCGTC
Encoded proteins:
- a CDS encoding sigma-70 family RNA polymerase sigma factor — protein: MEPVDWITTTTVLRDLRDFGNAQAWERFVQRFRRPVVSFGVSMGLTPADAEDAAQDTLAAFAEGFREGKYDPRRGRLSQWLFGIAYRKAADLRRRVGRAAYGGSSAVDAIAADQWPDETTAAVSWDREWEQAVLEQCLAQVQREVEPTTYRAFDLVVRENCDASRAAELLGVNIKLVYNAKHRVLHRIRELRSELECVA